One Bdellovibrio bacteriovorus genomic window, GGCTTCCAACCGAACTGCAAGAGTTGGGTTTAGATCAAGAACGCCCTCGTTACGATTATCGCAAACGCGCTTCCTTTGGGGCGACGCCAAGATACGGCAAGAATATGCCAAGTTCGAGCGGTTCTTCTGGAGGCGGCTCTTTTGGCGGAGGCGGGGGAGGCGGTTCGCCTTCCAACTTCCCACCACCACCAAGTTTTGATGATTTTCAAGATGGTGGCTATTTGCCAGCGCCTACTTTGAACGATGATTATATGGGTGACATCCCACCGCCACCACCACCTCCTCCACCATTTGGCGGAGATACAGGTTTCCAAGGGGAAAGCGATTTCCCGCCGCCGCCTCCACCGCCATTTATGGGCGACGACGGCGGAGACTTTTAAGCGGAGTCTTCTAAAACGCCAACTGACTGCGTTGCTTCCTCCTCGACGTGCTGATAGCACGCCTTCGTCGTTGCGCCTTGCATTTGGCGCTTTAGAAGGCTCCTTGGTTTTGGATTTTACTTTTTCGCAGGCCTCCCTTTGGGAGGCTTCGCTGATTGCTTGCTTCCTTTGGGAAAGCTCGTTTTTTTTTAGGATTCTTTTAGGAGTTCTTCGGTGGACAGGCCGGCGTAGTTTTTTATTCCTTTGAGTAGGTACAGGAATATTGCAATTAAGAAGATGATGGATGGAACCATGATGACGGCCATGGACCATGTGGTCATTTGCGCGATTTGCTCATTTAAGATGATCGACTGTGCTTCAGGTGTCAGGGCCGGATCGATGTTGATGAAAATTCTTTTGGCCAAGACGAAATTTAAGACGGCACTGAATGCAAAGGACATTGAAAGCAGCAGCGTGGCTTTTTTCATGTGTGCGTGGAACTCGGCCTTCTTGTCTTTTTCTTTCAAACGCTCTTCTAATAAATCCACTTTCATAAGCGCCGGATTTAAAAACAAGGTTTCGATAAAGGGTCTTTTGGTGAAGGCCGAACCCAACACGAAAAGTCCGACAAGGCAGGGAAA contains:
- a CDS encoding VC0807 family protein, which codes for MSQQPVKQENGFLNLIFNILLPVLILNKVSKFIGPFPALLLALAFPLGYGAYDLIQRRKVNAFSVLGLLNVLFTGGLALMGLNGFWFAVKEAAFPCLVGLFVLGSAFTKRPFIETLFLNPALMKVDLLEERLKEKDKKAEFHAHMKKATLLLSMSFAFSAVLNFVLAKRIFINIDPALTPEAQSIILNEQIAQMTTWSMAVIMVPSIIFLIAIFLYLLKGIKNYAGLSTEELLKES